From the genome of Neodiprion pinetum isolate iyNeoPine1 chromosome 3, iyNeoPine1.2, whole genome shotgun sequence, one region includes:
- the FASN1 gene encoding fatty acid synthase yields MPARFESVNSPVVRESIVTNGSGYSLDEDIVITGFSGRLPESSNIEEFKQQLFDGIDLVTDDERRWPSGLHGLPTRTGKLKDLKSFDATFFGVHAKQAEVMDPQLRMLLELTHEAIVDAGINPTEVKGTKTGVFIGVSDSESDEFWTADPDLVNGYGLTGCCRAMFPNRISYTFDFSGPSFAVDTACSSSLYAFNQAVVAMRTGQCDAAIVGGVNLVLKPTSSLQFHRLNMLSPEGMCKAFDASGNGYVRSEAAVVLYLQKSTSAKRVYATVVNSKTNTDGNKYQGITFPSGAMQNALMREVYNEAGINPADVAYVEAHGTGTKVGDPQEVNSIADLFCKDRKSPLLIGSVKSNMGHSEPASGLCSIAKVLIGMEAGVLPGNLHYKSPNLDIPALSDGRLKVVDRATPWNGGLVAINSFGFGGANAHIVLRSNPKPKLSPVLDVKLPKIVAVSGRTKEAVDSFLDKVKENEQDDEFIALVQDLHATNIPGHVYRGFQVLGNENIREVDEYVNDKRPIWYVFSGMGSQWPGMGRELFRIETFARTMQRCADALKPEGVDLMDLIQNGTEETFENVMNAFVAIAAIQVALVDVLTSIGIHPDGIVGHSVGELGCAYADGTFTAEQTVLAAYWRGKSILEAALPEGAMAAVGLSWEEAKNRCPKEISPACHNSADSVTVSGPVEAVKKFVAELKKEEIFAKVVNSSGCAFHSKYISAAGTKLRTSLDKIIPSPKQRSPRWISSSIPEVAWGTPVAQFSSPAYHVNNLLSPVLFQEALTHAPDNAITIEIAPHCLLQAILRRSLKPTVTNIGLHKRDHSNNIAFLFNNIGKAFNAGAQPKLAKFYPPVNYPVGRGTPMINSLIRWDHTTEWSVADFSGKGARTGESVIEVDLSKEGDAYLAGHTIDGRILFPATGYLTLVWKTFAKIRGEDFEKLPVILEDVQFHRATIMPKEGSVKFLVNIFDGTGEFEICEAGSVAVSGKITAAENVEKQQLNLPTPVAKIDSELLELNTSDVYKDLRLRGYDYNGIFQGIKSSDNNGVSGKLLWDDNWVSYIDTMLQFSILGKDTRDLYLPTRLQRAIINPSHHKELASKLSEKEGLPVYSYSNLDVIKSGGIELRGMKASLAPRKQQTQAAPKHERYTFVPYENTQSVVEDPDKAKQYAMTVLLQVVRENLGGLKIKAVEVAGERAAEALLVPLVLDILQSEPMLTVDLQVASTSPDSYNSVLEQWATKCVARDVSTSPAGQDLHLVLAADLLTNKNSTVLNNSAAALKPGGFVVLEETGKLDTAILKNSGLVFVAKQLTVGKSYVLLKKLDEQKKPLVIKITQQNFSWVDSVKAALVKSESEGQKILLVGQGEPTLGLVGLMTCIRQEAGGNNTRYVFLQDKKAPEFSLKTAIYADQLSKDLVSNVLKGGQWGSYRHLRLDQQNDSSSLQVEHAYINTLVRGDLSSLKWIEGPLSYYQPEKYPKNEFCNVYYAPLNFRDIMLATGKLTADSLPGDLAGQDCILGLEFAGRDSKGKRVMGMIAARGLATTVLADPGFMWEVPDKWTLEEAATIPVVYATSYYALIVRGRMRPGESVLIHAGTGGVGQASISIALHAGCKVFTTVGSQEKRDFLKKTFPQLTDKNIGNSRDTSFEQLVLAETNGRGVDLVLNSLAEEKLQASVRCLAKHGRFLEIGKYDLSKNTALGMAFFLKNTSFHGILLDALFDTDSFEKKEVVRLVNEGIKNGAVRPLPSTVFSEQQIEQGFRYMASGKHIGKVLLKIRDEESKKVVQPSLKTVAAIPRTYMNPDKSYLLVGGLGGFGLELANWMITRGAKNIVLTSRSGIRTGYQALCIRRWREIGVNITVSTTDATSPDGAEKLVKEAQKLAPVGGIFNLAAVLRDAMIENLTDADFKTVAAPKIDATKHLDLASRKFCPALDYFVVFSSVSCGRGNAGQTNYGLANSAMERIVEERQASGLPGLAIQWGAIGDVGLILETMGGNDTEVGGTLPQRMSSCLSTMDVFLQQPHPVLASMVLADKGKAGDASNQVGLLEAVGNILGIKDVKTVNPNNTLADLGMDSLMGTEIKQTLERSYDLVLSAQEIRGLTFGKLIEFSSGSSDSAEVASPVPDRVTAAEDAPDKLLYQFSGNEIMPKECLVQLASKSKTGTPIFVLHAIEGAVTSLKLLASELNRPVWGLQCTSDAPLKSMADLADFYIKQMKTVQAKSPYTIVGYSFGACVAFEMALQLESAGEQAILTLLDGSPAYITSHSQSIAKQVNSNQPTNIENGLEPALAFFAMQFKPDVNFVKASAELENHPTLEKKLDKFVEIVGSTQFTGEDLKSAAISFFRKLKAANFYQPASKYNGPITLVKAKDNFVTLEQDYGLSEICSQNVRITELAGNHRSILTGESVKKIAEILRP; encoded by the exons ATGCCTGCCAGATTTGAAAGCGTCAATAGTCCAGTCGTGCGGGAATCGATAGTGACTAACGGGAGTGGATACAGCCTTGATGAGGATATAGTTATCACTGGTTTTTCAG GTCGCTTACCTGAGTCATCGAACATCGAAGAATTCAAACAGCAATTATTCGATGGAATCGATTTAGTCACTGACGATGAACGTAGATGGCCTTCCGGCCTTCACGGGCTTCCAACACGAACTGGCAAGCTTAAGGATTTGAAATCTTTCGACGCCACATTTTTCGGCGTACACGCCAAACAAGCGGAAGTCATGGATCCTCAACTAAGGATGCTGCTTGAATTGACTCACGAAGCGATCGTTGACGCTGGTATAAACCCGACAGAAGTTAAGGGAACCAAGACTGGTGTTTTCATCGGTGTTTCAGACTCCGAATCGGATGAATTTTGGACTGCTGATCCCGATCTAGTTAACg GATACGGATTGACAGGATGCTGCCGTGCTATGTTCCCAAACAGAATCTCCTACACATTTGACTTCAGCGGTCCGAGTTTTGCAGTCGACACAGCGTGTTCCTCTTCTCTTTACGCTTTCAATCAGGCTGTGGTAGCTATGCGTACTGGACAATGCGATGCAGCCATTGTTGGCGGTGTAAACTTAGTTTTAAAACCGACAAGCTCTCTCCAGTTTCACAGACTGAACATGTTATCGCCCGAGGGTATGTGCAAAGCTTTCGACGCATCGGGCAACGGCTATGTAAGATCAGAGGCGGCGGTTGTTCTCTATCTTCAAAAATCTACGAGCGCCAAACGAGTTTACGCCACCGTTGTAAACTCAAAGACCAATACGGACGGCAACAAATATCAAGGTATCACTTTTCCAAGCGGGGCTATGCAGAACGCGCTTATGCGAGAAGTGTACAACGAGGCTGGCATAAACCCTGCGGATGTGGCTTACGTCGAGGCGCACGGAACCGGAACGAAAGTCGGTGATCCCCAAGAAGTTAACTCCATCGCCGATCTATTCTGCAAGGATCGAAAGTCCCCGCTGTTGATTGGATCTGTTAAATCCAACATGGGTCATTCCGAGCCAGCTAGTGGTCTGTGCTCGATCGCCAAGGTTCTGATTGGCATGGAGGCAGGCGTTCTTCCTGGCAATTTGCATTACAAGAGCCCCAATTTGGACATACCGGCGTTGAGCGACGGAAGATTGAAAGTCGTCGATAGAGCCACTCCTTGGAACGGAGGTCTCGTTGCCATCAATTCGTTTGGATTTGGGGGAGCCAATGCTCACATCGTTCTGCGCAGTAATCCGAAGCCGAAACTTTCGCCAGTGCTGGATGTCAAGCTACCAAAAATTGTTGCCGTCTCTGGAAGGACGAAAGAGGCTGTAGACTCGTTCTTGGACAAGGTTAAGGAGAACGAACAGGATGACGAATTCATTGCACTGGTGCAAGATTTACATGCCACCAATATTCCGGGACATGTATATCGCGGATTCCAAGTTCTTGGAAACGAAAATATCCGCGAAGTTGACGAGTACGTTAACGACAAACGACCGATTTGGTATGTCTTCTCAGGAATGGGCTCCCAGTGGCCTGGAATGGGCCGGGAATTATTCAGGATCGAAACTTTTGCTAGGACAATGCAACGTTGCGCCGACGCGCTCAAGCCTGAAGGTGTAGATCTGATGGATTTGATTCAAAATGGTACTGAGGAAACGTTTGAAAACGTTATGAATGCCTTTGTGGCCATTGCTGCGATCCAAGTTGCCCTTGTAGACGTTTTGACTTCTATCGGTATTCATCCAGACGGAATTGTCGGTCATTCCGTTGGAGAGCTGGGCTGTGCCTATGCCGATGGTACTTTTACAGCTGAACAAACGGTGCTGGCAGCTTATTGGCGAGGAAAGTCCATTCTGGAGGCTGCATTGCCTGAAGGCGCTATGGCGGCGGTTGGGTTGAGCTGGGAAGAGGCTAAAAACCGTTGCCCCAAGGAGATCTCACCCGCTTGTCACAACAGCGCGGATTCAGTGACGGTTTCCGGACCGGTAGAAGCAGTTAAGAAATTTGTAGCCGAActaaaaaaggaagaaatctTTGCAAAGGTAGTAAACAGCTCAGGCTGCGCCTTCCACAGCAAATACATATCGGCTGCTGGTACCAAGCTGCGAACTTCGCTGGACAAAATCATTCCAAGTCCTAAGCAGAGGAGTCCAAGGTGGATCTCTAGTTCCATTCCTGAAGTGGCTTGGGGAACACCTGTTGCTCAATTCAGCTCCCCTGCCTATCACGTCAACAATCTATTATCTCCGGTTCTATTCCAAGAAGCTCTTACCCATGCCCCCGACAATGCGATCACCATTGAAATCGCACCCCACTGCTTACTGCAAGCCATTCTGCGCAGATCCCTGAAACCGACGGTGACCAACATCGGTCTTCACAAACGAGATCACTCAAATAATATTGCATTCCTTTTCAACAACATTGGTAAAGCGTTCAATGCCGGCGCGCAGCCTAAACTTGCCAAGTTTTATCCGCCTGTCAATTATCCGGTCGGGCGTGGTACACCGATGATCAATTCACTGATTCGGTGGGATCACACGACTGAGTGGAGCGTAGCCGATTTCTCAGGGAAAGGGGCACGTACCGGAGAAAGTGTGATAGAAGTTGATTTGTCCAAGGAGGGTGACGCCTACTTGGCGGGACACACAATTGACGGTAGAATCTTGTTCCCTGCTACCGGCTACCTGACCCTGGTGTGGAAAACTTTTGCTAAGATAAGGGGCGAAGATTTCGAAAAGTTACCTGTCATTTTGGAAGATGTCCAGTTTCACAGAGCGACGATAATGCCAAAAGAAGGATCCGTCAAGTTCTTAGTTAATATTTTCGACGGTACCGGTGAATTCGAGATTTGCGAGGCCGGCTCAGTCGCGGTTTCCGGGAAAATAACCGCCGCCGAGAACGTGGAAAAACAGCAACTCAATTTGCCAACCCCAGTGGCTAAAATCGATTCCGAACTGTTGGAACTGAACACCAGTGACGTGTACAAAGATCTGAGACTGCGTGGATACGATTATAACGGTATTTTCCAAGGAATAAAATCGTCCGACAATAACGGAGTATCCGGTAAACTTCTGTGGGACGATAATTGGGTATCTTACATTGATACTATGCTGCAATTCAGTATTCTGGGTAAAGATACGCGCGATTTGTACCTGCCGACTCGACTCCAGCGAGCCATCATCAATCCGTCCCACCACAAAGAATTGGCATCAAAACTTTCAGAGAAGGAAGGATTGCCAGTCTACTCGTATTCCAACCTCGACGTTATCAAGTCTGGAGGAATTGAACTCCGTGGTATGAAGGCCTCTCTCGCACCAAGAAAACAACAGACTCAGGCAGCACCCAAGCATGAACGCTACACCTTTGTACCCTACGAAAATACCCAGTCTGTTGTTGAGGATCCAGACAAAGCTAAACAGTACGCTATGACGGTTCTTTTACAAGTTGTGCGTGAAAATCTCGGTGGACTTAAAATTAAGGCTGTCGAAGTCGCCGGCGAACGTGCTGCCGAGGCACTTCTGGTTCCACTGGTCTTGGACATCTTACAATCTGAGCCAATGCTGACT GTCGACTTGCAAGTCGCTTCGACCTCTCCGGACAGTTATAACTCAGTCCTGGAGCAATGGGCAACGAAATGCGTAGCTCGTGACGTTTCGACTAGCCCAGCGGGTCAAGATTTGCACCTCGTTTTAGCGGCAGACTTACTTACCAACAAGAATTCAACCGTTCTAAATAACTCTGCCGCTGCACTCAAGCCCGGCGGTTTTGTCGTTTTGGAAGAGACCGGTAAACTTGATACTGCTATACTGAAGAACAGCGGTCTTGTATTTGTTGCAAAGCAACTGACGGTTGGAAAGAGCTACGTTCTTCTGAAGAAACTGGACGAACAAAAGAAGCCACTTGTCATTAAAATTACGCAACAAAACTTCTCCTGGGTTGACAGTGTCAAGGCAGCCCTTGTCAAATCTGAAAGTGAAGGTCAAAAAATTCTGCTCGTTGGTCAAGGCGAACCAACGCTTG GTCTAGTTGGTCTGATGACTTGCATCCGCCAAGAGGCTGGAGGAAACAACACCCGGTACGTGTTTCTACAGGATAAGAAGGCACCTGAATTCTCACTGAAGACTGCTATTTACGCTGATCAATTATCCAAGGACCTTGTTTCCAATGTCCTGAAGGGAGGGCAGTGGGGAAGCTACCGCCACTTGCGACTTGATCAACAAAACGACAGTTCGTCGCTCCAGGTTGAGCATGCCTACATCAACACGCTTGTTAGAGGTGATTTGAGCAGCTTGAAATGGATCGAAGGACCGCTGAGCTACTATCAGCCAGAAAAATACCCCAAGAATGAATTCTGCAATGTCTACTACGCTCCTCTGAACTTCAG AGACATAATGCTGGCGACCGGAAAACTGACGGCAGATTCTCTCCCCGGTGATCTGGCTGGGCAAGACTGCATTCTTGGTCTTGAATTCGCGGGTCGTGATTCAAAGGGAAAACGGGTCATGGGAATGATCGCTGCTCGTGGACTGGCAACGACTGTATTAGCTGATCCAGGATTCATGTGGGAAGTACCTGACAAATGGACCTTGGAAGAGGCTGCGACCATCCCGGTTGTGTACGCGACCAGCTATTACGCCCTGATTGTTCGAGGCCGCATGCGTCCTGGTGAAAGCGTGCTGATTCACGCCGGTACCGGAGGCGTGGGACAAGCCAGCATTTCAATTGCTTTGCACGCCGGTTGTAAGGTATTCACAACTGTGGGCTCGCAAGAGAAACGCGATTTTCTGAAAAAGACGTTCCCACAATTGACGGATAAGAATATCGGCAACTCGCGAGATACTAGCTTCGAACAGTTGGTACTCGCCGAGACGAATGGACGCGGTGTTGATTTGGTGCTGAATTCGCTTGCCGAAGAAAAGCTGCAGGCAAGCGTTAGGTGTTTGGCTAAACATGGAAGGTTCCTTGAGATTGGGAAATACGATTTATCCAAAAACACCGCTCTCGGTATGGCGTTCTTCCTCAAGAATACCAGTTTTCATGGTATTCTTTTGGACGCGTTGTTCGACACCGATTCTTTCGAGAAAAAGGAGGTCGTTCGACTCGTTAATGAGGGAATCAAAAACGGCGCCGTTAGACCGCTACCGTCGACCGTATTTTCCGAACAGCAAATCGAACAGGGATTCAGGTACATGGCCTCAGGAAAACATATCGGTAAAGTTCTTCTCAAAATACGTGACGAGGAGAGCAAGAAGGTCGTACAACCGAGTCTGAAGACAGTCGCCGCCATTCCACGAACCTATATGAATCCAGACAAGTCTTATCTTCTTGTGGGTGGTTTAGGAGGATTTGGTTTGGAATTGGCCAACTGGATGATAACCCGTGGAGCAAAGAACATCGTGCTTACTTCTCGCTCTGGGATCAGAACCGGCTATCAAGCTCTCTGCATTCGCCGTTGGCGGGAAATCGGTGTGAATATTACCGTTTCAACTACGGACGCAACTTCGCCGGACGGAGCTGAAAAACTCGTGAAAGAAGCGCAAAAGCTCGCACCCGTCGGTGGGATATTCAATTTGGCAGCCGTACTGCGCGATGCTATGATCGAGAACTTGACTGACGCtgatttcaaaactgttgcCGCACCCAAAATCGACGCTACCAAGCACCTCGATCTTGCCTCCAGAAAGTTCTGCCCAGCTCTTGACTACTTCGTAGTATTTTCGTCGGTTTCCTGCGGACGGGGTAATGCCGGACAGACTAATTACGGTTTGGCAAACTCTGCCATGGAGAGAATCGTCGAAGAAAGACAAGCCAGCGGATTGCCAGGACTTGCCATCCAGTGGGGAGCTATTGGAGACGTGGGCTTGATCTTag AAACTATGGGTGGTAATGACACCGAAGTTGGAGGCACACTGCCTCAACGCATGTCCAGCTGTTTGTCAACTATGGACGTGTTCCTTCAACAGCCACACCCAGTTTTGGCCTCCATGGTACTAGCTGACAAGGGTAAAGCTGGAGACGCTTCGAACCAAGTTGGACTGTTGGAGGCAGTCGGTAATATTCTTGGAATAAAGGACGTGAAAACTGTGAATCCTAACAATACGCTGGCGGATTTGGGAATGGATTCTCTGATGGGTACAGAAATCAAGCAGACAttggagagaagttacgatcTTGTATTATCGGCGCAGGAAATCCGAGGTTTGACCTTCGGAAagttaattgaattttctagCGGGTCGAGCGATAGCGCCGAAGTCGCTAGTCCGGTACCTGATCGGGTAACGGCGGCAGAAGACGCTCCAGACAAGCTGTTGTATCAATTCTCTGGAAATGAGATCATGCCCAAAGAGTGTCTCGTTCAACTCGCGTCGAAGTCGAAGACAGGCACACCGATATTTGTCTTGCACGCTATCGAAGGCGCTGTTACGTCGCTGAAACTTTTGGCAAGCGAACTCAATCGCCCAGTTTGGGGTTTACAGTGCACCTCTGATGCACCGCTCAAATCTATGGCCGATTTGGCCGATTTCTACATCAAGCAAATGAAGACCGTGCAGGCCAAAAGCCCGTATACCATTGTTGGCTACTCGTTTGGTGCCTGCGTCGCGTTTGAAATGGCATTGCAGTTGGAATCGGCAGGTGAACAGGCGATATTGACACTTTTGGATGGTTCACCGGCCTACATCACGTCTCACAGTCAATCGATTGCCAAACAAGTTAACTCGAATCAGCCTACAAACATTGAGAACGGTCTGGAACCAGCTCTGGCTTTCTTTGCCATGCAGTTCAAACCCGACGTCAATTTCGTCaag GCTTCAGCTGAACTTGAAAATCATCCGACACTGGAAAAGAAATTGGACAAATTTGTAGAGATAGTTGGAAGTACACAGTTCACCGGCGAAGATCTCAAATCTGCTGCCATCTCATTCTTCAGGAAACTTAAAGCTGCGAACTTTTACCAACCTGCTAGCAAATACAACGGACCCATCACATTGGTCAAAGCCAAAGACAATTTTGTCACACTAGAACAAGACTACGGTCTGTCGGAG ATCTGTAGTCAGAACGTCAGAATTACGGAATTAGCTGGCAATCACAGAAGTATTTTGACCGGCGAGAGCGTTAAAAAAATAGCTGAAATTTTACGACCATAG